In candidate division KSB1 bacterium, the following proteins share a genomic window:
- a CDS encoding zinc ribbon domain-containing protein has product MPIYEYKCKKCEKIFDVFQSIGGSSEGLICPVCGEPNPQRIFSAFGTSGTIGGHSSGATGCSSSGPFS; this is encoded by the coding sequence ATGCCAATTTATGAGTACAAGTGCAAAAAGTGCGAAAAGATTTTTGATGTTTTTCAATCCATTGGAGGGAGTTCAGAAGGGCTTATTTGTCCTGTCTGCGGGGAGCCAAATCCGCAGCGCATTTTCTCAGCCTTTGGTACCAGCGGAACAATAGGTGGTCATTCATCAGGCGCGACAGGATGTAGTTCATCTGGACCGTTTTCCTGA
- a CDS encoding capsule assembly Wzi family protein, whose amino-acid sequence MIRPKQIGVIIFLLLIAGHLAMGQSVNVPLEHWCYQFLERMEAKGLFESTSIRALPLSRMELAKILAQIEGRAQHSRYSLTTTERDQLEQLKGEFHEELTALDVKFNPGLKERHLVSWSEHDYTIHADFDFGFRLDVNRGDQYPKAERTSHTTLGGVLRGQLKNSLGFHVFVRNTIHRGLESVERNFDPSRGTPINYAGKNAYTDEAIAYLVWKLPWFQLQIGRDRAKWGPGYHGSLMLSAQNPLFDIIKLTAQYRRFNFTSLHAHLNSSLGKKYLAAHRLEIQVTPWLLLAGSEAVVYGNRGIEFQYLNPLMPYHVAEHHLGDRDNNTIGFDVTMFPVRTLKTYFELFIDDYTLSRSVFLYYGNKFAFLAGGLWLDPLGLTNSDLRIEYARVEPFVYTHERPINIYQNYNQCMGHWLGPNADDWFFETNYSPNRDLRFSGSIDLIRKGAGQLTRPWDIPDGTRKRFLSGVVEKRQIFGLKVTDQIFRDAFLSLNAYWINSQNLQQIKGKNALDRQINFTLLINY is encoded by the coding sequence GTGATTCGTCCAAAACAAATTGGAGTTATCATCTTTCTACTCTTGATTGCCGGCCACTTAGCAATGGGACAATCGGTTAATGTGCCGCTGGAACACTGGTGTTATCAATTCTTAGAACGAATGGAAGCCAAGGGATTGTTCGAGTCGACAAGCATTCGGGCGCTGCCGCTATCACGGATGGAATTGGCGAAAATTTTGGCCCAAATTGAAGGAAGAGCGCAACACTCACGATACAGCTTAACGACTACAGAGCGAGATCAACTGGAGCAACTCAAAGGAGAATTCCATGAAGAACTAACAGCCCTGGATGTCAAATTCAATCCTGGCCTAAAGGAGCGGCATCTGGTATCCTGGTCAGAGCATGATTACACCATCCATGCGGATTTTGATTTTGGTTTTCGATTAGATGTCAACCGCGGGGATCAATATCCGAAAGCCGAGCGGACCTCTCATACCACATTGGGAGGCGTTCTCAGGGGACAATTGAAGAACAGCCTGGGCTTTCATGTCTTCGTGCGCAATACGATCCATCGCGGATTGGAGTCTGTTGAACGGAACTTCGATCCCTCCCGAGGCACACCGATCAATTATGCGGGCAAGAATGCATACACCGATGAAGCCATCGCATATTTGGTCTGGAAACTTCCCTGGTTCCAATTGCAGATCGGCCGTGATCGCGCCAAATGGGGACCGGGTTATCATGGCAGCCTGATGCTCTCGGCTCAGAATCCGCTGTTCGATATTATCAAGTTGACTGCCCAATATCGCAGATTCAATTTCACCAGTCTTCATGCCCATCTAAATAGCAGCCTGGGGAAAAAATACCTGGCTGCCCATCGACTCGAGATCCAAGTCACCCCCTGGCTCCTGCTGGCTGGCAGCGAGGCGGTTGTCTATGGCAATCGGGGCATCGAGTTCCAATATTTGAATCCGCTCATGCCCTATCATGTGGCCGAACATCATCTCGGCGATCGCGATAACAACACCATTGGCTTCGATGTCACGATGTTTCCAGTCCGCACGCTGAAAACTTATTTTGAGCTGTTCATCGATGATTATACCCTGTCGCGAAGCGTTTTCCTATATTACGGGAACAAGTTCGCCTTTCTGGCTGGTGGCCTATGGCTCGATCCTCTGGGGCTTACCAATAGCGACCTTCGCATCGAATACGCGCGCGTGGAGCCGTTCGTCTACACCCATGAGCGTCCGATCAATATCTATCAAAATTACAACCAATGCATGGGCCATTGGCTCGGACCGAATGCGGACGACTGGTTTTTTGAGACAAATTATAGCCCCAATCGCGATCTGCGATTCAGCGGCTCGATCGACCTGATTCGCAAAGGTGCTGGTCAATTGACGCGACCCTGGGATATTCCAGATGGCACGCGAAAACGTTTCTTATCTGGAGTGGTAGAGAAACGACAGATCTTTGGTTTAAAGGTGACCGACCAGATCTTTCGCGATGCCTTTCTCTCACTTAATGCCTATTGGATCAATTCACAAAATCTCCAGCAGATCAAAGGAAAAAATGCGCTCGATCGCCAAATTAACTTCACTTTGTTAATAAACTATTGA
- a CDS encoding thioredoxin family protein, producing MNRKLSLLFAIFALLILSCSDATNESIAQNKKSTPPSQGKQVEHRNFTISFNQGLEKAAKENKNMIVDFYTDWCHWCKVMDEKTFNHPDVARKLSDRFVTVRINAEDPNQKVTFKGHTFNHIELTRAFQVTGFPSLAFISPQHEVITVLPGYIPAEQFGYILDYIDQKCWEKKMTLEEFMKRKGNCNDSDASKASPK from the coding sequence ATGAATAGAAAATTGAGCTTATTATTTGCAATCTTTGCGCTGCTCATTTTGAGTTGCTCCGATGCCACCAATGAATCCATAGCACAAAACAAGAAGTCGACGCCACCTTCGCAAGGTAAGCAAGTGGAACATCGGAATTTCACCATTAGCTTTAATCAGGGATTGGAGAAAGCAGCCAAAGAAAATAAGAATATGATCGTTGATTTTTACACTGACTGGTGTCATTGGTGCAAAGTGATGGACGAAAAGACGTTCAATCATCCTGACGTTGCTCGAAAATTGAGCGATCGATTTGTGACAGTGAGGATCAATGCGGAAGATCCAAATCAGAAAGTAACTTTCAAGGGACATACATTCAATCACATTGAGCTCACCCGCGCGTTTCAAGTAACGGGTTTCCCATCTCTGGCGTTCATTTCTCCGCAACATGAGGTGATCACGGTGTTGCCGGGATATATTCCCGCCGAGCAATTTGGCTATATTCTGGATTATATCGACCAGAAATGTTGGGAGAAAAAAATGACATTAGAGGAATTCATGAAACGAAAAGGGAACTGCAACGATAGCGATGCTTCGAAAGCTTCGCCAAAGTGA
- a CDS encoding methylmalonyl-CoA mutase family protein, producing MGDKNPLEEIRNQKLNWENTVVQPTLNKFAERKTQFVTGSSDPIDRLYTPVDIGNFDYLRDLGFPGQYPFTRGVQPTMYRGKLWTMRQYAGFGTAEESNRRYKYLLSQGQTGLSVAFDLPTQIGYDSDNPICAGEVGKVGVAIDTLEDMETLFAGIPLDKVSTSMTINAPAAVLLAMYIVVAERQGVAASQLSGTIQNDILKEYVARGTYIFPPRPSMRLITDIFSYCSKHLPKWNMISISGYHIREAGATAAQEIGFTLANAIAYVQAAIDAGLSVDDFAGRLSFFFNAHNDLLEEIAKFRAARRLWAKIMKHRFGAKEEKSMMLRFHTQTAGSTLTAQQPMNNIIRVTIQTLAAVLGGTQSLHTNSYDEALALPSEQSVEIALRTQQIVAYESGVAETIDPLAGSYYIEAKTNALESAAQKYIDAIDAMGGVIPAIEKGYIQQEIQRSAYRYLKELEQSERIVVGVNKFKTEKQYRPELLKVDMAIQQQQVDRLIQVKRQRNAAAVAQSLQHLKAVAHSNGNLMPAIIEAVRVYATIGEICDVLRSVFGEYKETVVM from the coding sequence ATGGGTGATAAAAATCCTCTGGAAGAGATTCGAAATCAAAAACTGAACTGGGAAAATACTGTGGTCCAACCCACGCTGAATAAATTTGCAGAACGAAAAACCCAGTTTGTTACTGGATCATCGGATCCGATCGATCGATTGTACACTCCAGTCGATATCGGAAATTTCGATTATTTGCGCGATCTGGGTTTTCCGGGCCAATATCCATTCACACGAGGGGTTCAGCCCACCATGTATCGCGGCAAATTGTGGACGATGCGCCAATATGCTGGCTTCGGCACAGCAGAGGAATCGAACCGCCGATACAAATATCTGCTTTCCCAGGGGCAAACTGGCTTATCTGTTGCATTTGATCTGCCGACCCAAATCGGCTATGACTCGGACAATCCGATTTGCGCTGGCGAAGTGGGTAAGGTCGGTGTGGCGATTGACACCTTGGAGGACATGGAAACGCTATTCGCAGGCATCCCGCTGGACAAAGTTTCCACTTCGATGACGATCAATGCCCCAGCCGCAGTACTATTGGCAATGTATATCGTTGTGGCTGAGCGACAGGGGGTGGCCGCCAGCCAGCTATCAGGAACGATCCAGAACGATATTTTGAAAGAATACGTAGCCCGCGGAACCTATATTTTTCCCCCTCGGCCTTCGATGCGACTCATTACCGATATCTTTTCTTATTGTTCGAAACACCTTCCAAAGTGGAACATGATCAGCATCTCAGGCTATCATATTCGGGAAGCCGGAGCCACCGCCGCCCAGGAGATCGGGTTCACATTAGCCAATGCCATCGCCTATGTCCAGGCTGCGATTGATGCAGGATTATCAGTGGATGACTTTGCAGGGAGATTATCGTTTTTTTTCAATGCCCACAATGATCTATTGGAAGAGATCGCCAAATTTCGAGCGGCTCGACGTCTTTGGGCGAAAATCATGAAGCATCGATTTGGCGCCAAAGAAGAGAAATCCATGATGCTGCGCTTTCATACCCAGACTGCTGGTTCAACATTGACGGCACAGCAACCGATGAACAACATCATTCGCGTTACTATTCAGACCTTGGCCGCTGTCCTTGGCGGAACACAAAGCCTCCATACCAATAGCTATGATGAGGCACTGGCTTTGCCCTCAGAACAATCTGTGGAAATAGCGCTCCGCACGCAACAGATCGTCGCTTACGAATCCGGCGTCGCCGAGACCATTGATCCCTTGGCTGGCTCCTATTACATCGAAGCCAAAACCAATGCGCTCGAATCAGCGGCCCAAAAATATATCGATGCGATCGATGCCATGGGCGGCGTAATTCCAGCCATCGAAAAGGGATACATCCAGCAAGAGATCCAGCGTTCCGCCTATCGGTATTTAAAAGAGCTGGAACAATCCGAACGGATCGTTGTAGGGGTTAACAAGTTCAAAACTGAAAAGCAATACCGGCCTGAGCTGCTGAAAGTTGATATGGCGATTCAACAACAACAGGTTGATCGCCTCATCCAGGTGAAACGCCAGCGCAATGCCGCAGCCGTCGCACAATCGTTACAGCATCTCAAAGCGGTGGCTCATAGTAATGGCAATCTTATGCCAGCAATTATCGAGGCAGTGAGGGTCTACGCAACCATCGGCGAGATCTGTGATGTCTTGCGAAGCGTGTTTGGAGAATATAAAGAAACGGTTGTCATGTAA
- a CDS encoding DUF6132 family protein, whose translation MKSYIFKALIVVVGGVLGYAYYYYVGCRTGTCPITSNPWISTGYGALFALVLVWGTAKKKRDNSEKES comes from the coding sequence ATGAAATCTTACATTTTTAAAGCGCTCATTGTAGTGGTGGGAGGTGTTCTGGGATATGCGTATTATTACTATGTTGGTTGCCGAACTGGAACCTGCCCTATCACAAGCAATCCCTGGATCAGCACTGGTTATGGTGCCTTATTCGCATTAGTGTTGGTTTGGGGCACCGCTAAAAAGAAAAGGGATAACTCAGAAAAGGAGAGTTGA
- the mce gene encoding methylmalonyl-CoA epimerase: MIKQIDHLGIAVKDLDRQIKFYSDIFGMKFLGIEEVPDQKVRVGIFRLGELRIELLEPTSEDSPIAKFLSQRGEGFHHIAYQVDNLAEDLKRLSERGIQLIDQTPKIGAVGHQIAFLHPRSTFGILTELCQI; this comes from the coding sequence ATGATTAAACAGATCGATCATCTCGGAATTGCTGTGAAAGATTTGGATCGACAAATTAAATTTTATTCGGATATATTTGGCATGAAATTTTTGGGCATCGAAGAAGTCCCAGATCAAAAAGTCCGGGTGGGAATTTTCAGATTGGGTGAGCTACGGATTGAATTGTTGGAGCCGACTTCAGAAGATAGCCCCATTGCGAAATTTTTGTCTCAACGGGGCGAAGGATTCCACCATATCGCTTATCAAGTCGATAACTTAGCTGAAGATTTGAAACGTCTCTCGGAACGTGGGATTCAGCTTATCGATCAAACGCCTAAAATTGGAGCTGTCGGTCATCAAATCGCATTCCTCCATCCCCGTTCGACGTTTGGCATTCTCACCGAACTATGTCAGATCTGA